One window from the genome of Falco peregrinus isolate bFalPer1 chromosome 15, bFalPer1.pri, whole genome shotgun sequence encodes:
- the SMIM35 gene encoding small integral membrane protein 35: MDPRAEQEPINVLGIVLGVGLALLILVLFGYTLVRWYKRGQCWHGPDFVFNLYHTRGLGSVELVPPFSISGSLSGAGSSYVPFCNRGP; the protein is encoded by the exons AGCAAGAGCCCATCAACGTGCTCGGGATTGTCTTGGGTGTCGGGCTGGCCTTGCTGATCCTGGTGCTTTTTGGCTACACCTTGGTCCGGTGGTACAAGAGGGGCCAGTGCTGGCACG GGCCTGACTTCGTCTTCAACCTCTATCACACCCG TGGGCTGGGGTCGGTGGAGCTGGTGCCACCTTTCAGCATCAGCGGCTCACTgagcggggctgggagcagctaTGTGCCTTTCTGCAACAGGGGGCCTTga